A portion of the Gossypium arboreum isolate Shixiya-1 chromosome 8, ASM2569848v2, whole genome shotgun sequence genome contains these proteins:
- the LOC108468966 gene encoding G-type lectin S-receptor-like serine/threonine-protein kinase At1g11330, with product MSGSNLSLLLHLYYCLCCLSFGNAFDTITLSTPINDSQALVSNNGVFRLGFFSLSSSTDHRYVGIWYNNRGVLEESVIWIANRNKPLKDDSGVFMVSDDGNLVVSDGQNQTLWSSNVRNPRGVNVSAQILDTGNLVLKANGNTVWESFWEPLNVFVPMMRLGTNVRTGEKVELTSWKSSSDPSTGSFTSGLQPLAIPQNFVWNNTKPYWRSGPWNGHSFTGIPNMNSFVLNGLSLVNDNQGTFYLTLAFFNSSYLSYVYLDPQGITRQRFWDDEKGNWTTYDSPAETECALYGTCGAFGICNSQKPSICSCMKGFKPNNIDEWNSGNWTNGCTRINPLRCHRVNNTDSEPDDNEYGFLKLERIKVPDFAEWSEYLENECKNRCLNNCSCIAYAFDAGIGCMSWSKDLIDIQEFSYGGIDLYIRLPRSELDKKNITVAIIITVVIGTTIIIVVSLIFLLRWMNKDRDRTGRRVYVKFEELAMFEDNGKETKLHQLPLFKFEELATATIDFNPSNKLGQGGFGPVYRGKLLDGKEIAVKRLSSVSGQGFEEFANEVLVISKLQHRNLVRLLGCCIEREEKMLVYEYMPNKSLDAFLFDSTKRKLLDWKNRFNIIKGISRGLLYLHQDSRLRIIHRDLKASNILLDEEMNPKISDFGMARIFGGNENQANTRRIVGTYGYMAPEYVFRGHFSEKSDVFSYGVLLLEIISGRRNTSFYNNEHFFSLLGYAWKLWIEDNILALADTELVSKQCCHQELLRCIHVGLLCVQEQANNRPSMSMVISMLNSEITDLLSPTQPAFTAAFYGESLPNNKWSINDVTITNTEGR from the exons ATGAGTGGTTCAAACTTGTCACTTCTTCTTCATCTCTATTATTGTTTGTGCTGTTTAAGCTTTGGCAATGCCTTTGATACCATTACATTGTCAACACCCATCAACGATTCTCAAGCTTTAGTTTCCAACAATGGGGTTTTCCGATTGGGATTCTTTAGCCTTTCTAGTTCAACTGATCATCGCTATGTTGGAATATGGTACAATAATAGAGGGGTTCTCGAAGAATCTGTGATTTGGATAGCGAATAGAAACAAGCCTCTTAAGGATGATTCTGGGGTTTTCATGGTTTCCGACGACGGAAACCTCGTCGTTTCCGACGGTCAAAACCAGACTCTGTGGTCGTCCAATGTTAGAAATCCTAGAGGAGTGAATGTAAGTGCTCAGATTTTAGACACTGGAAACCTTGTTTTGAAGGCTAACGGAAACACCGTGTGGGAGAGTTTCTGGGAGCCGTTAAACGTGTTTGTGCCGATGATGAGACTCGGTACAAATGTAAGAACCGGTGAGAAAGTGGAGTTGACATCATGGAAAAGCTCTTCTGATCCATCTACTGGCAGTTTTACTTCGGGTCTACAGCCTTTAGCCATCCCTCAGAATTTCGTTTGGAACAATACGAAACCGTATTGGCGGAGCGGTCCGTGGAATGGCCATAGCTTCACCGGCATACCGAACATGAATTCTTTCGTTCTTAATGGACTAAGTCTCGTGAATGACAACCAAGGAACTTTTTATCTTACTTTAGCCTTCTTCAACAGTTCTTATTTATCATATGTTTACTTGGATCCCCAAGGAATTACTCGTCAACGATTTTGGGATGATGAGAAAGGGAATTGGACTACTTACGACTCTCCTGCTGAAACTGAATGTGCCCTTTATGGAACGTGTGGGGCATTTGGGATCTGTAATTCTCAAAAACCATCAATTTGCAGCTGTATGAAAGGGTTCAAACCCAACAACATAGATGAATGGAACAGTGGAAATTGGACTAATGGATGTACGAGGATCAACCCGTTGCGATGCCATCGAGTAAACAACACTGACAGCGAACCAGACGATAACGAATATGGGTTTTTGAAGCTCGAGAGAATCAAAGTGCCTGACTTTGCGGAGTGGTCCGAATACCTCGAAAACGAATGCAAAAACCGATGCTTGAACAACTGCTCATGTATCGCTTACGCGTTCGATGCCGGTATCGGTTGTATGTCGTGGAGCAAAGACTTGATCGATATACAAGAATTCTCCTATGGAGGGATAGATCTATATATTCGCTTGCCTCGATCCGAACTCG ATAAAAAGAACATAACCGTAGCTATCATAATAACAGTGGTAATAGGAACAACCATCATTATTGTCGTCTCCTTAATTTTTCTACTAAGGTGGATGAACAAAGATAGAG ATAGGACAGGCAGAAGAGTATATGTGAAATTTGAGGAACTTGCCATGTTTGAAGACAATGGAAAAGAGACCAAACTTCATCAGCTGCCACTCTTCAAATTTGAGGAACTTGCCACTGCAACAATAGACTTCAACCCTTCAAATAAGCTTGGGCAGGGTGGCTTTGGCCCGGTTTATAGG GGAAAGTTGTTGGATGGGAAAGAAATAGCAGTGAAGAGATTGTCAAGTGTTTCAGGACAGGGATTTGAAGAATTTGCCAATGAGGTGTTAGTGATTTCTAAACTTCAACATCGAAATCTCGTTCGACTGTTGGGATGTTGTATCGAAAGAGAAGAAAAGATGTTGGTGTATGAATACATGCCTAACAAAAGCTTGGATGCATTTCTCTTTG ATTCGACAAAGCGAAAACTCTTGGACTGGAAAAACAGGTTTAATATCATCAAAGGAATCAGTCGAGGCCTTCTTTATCTTCACCAAGATTCGAGATTGCGAATTATACACAGAGATTTAAAGGCAAGTAATATCTTATTAGATGAAGAAATGAATCCAAAAATTTCAGATTTTGGGATGGCTAGAATTTTTGGTGGCAACGAAAATCAAGCAAATACAAGAAGGATAGTGGGAACATA TGGATATATGGCTCCTGAATATGTATTCAGAGGACATTTCTCGGAGAAATCTGACGTTTTTAGCTATGGTGTTTTATTACTGGAAATCATTAGTGGAAGAAGAAACACAAGTTTCTATAACAATGAACATTTTTTTAGCCTTCTCGGATAT GCATGGAAGTTGTGGATTGAAGATAACATTTTGGCATTAGCAGATACTGAGCTTGTTTCTAAGCAATGTTGCCATCAAGAACTACTGAGATGCATACATGTTGGATTGTTGTGCGTGCAAGAACAAGCCAACAATCGGCCATCGATGTCGATGGTGATTTCTATGCTTAACAGTGAGATCACTGATCTTCTATCTCCAACACAACCTGCTTTCACTGCTGCATTTTATGGAGAATCCCTTCCAAATAATAAATGGTCTATAAATGATGTAACCATTACCAATACCGAAGGcagatga
- the LOC108470248 gene encoding uncharacterized protein LOC108470248: MRNCFLKRFLQISSSSRFLNSSRRNKVSAPFIDKEGETAESLRENPGFSYGLNWGLAGKGVIVKDKAFQNLKSSELLAKGATIAETLSGLPLHVRGTLGGNSTISKAQYSKLLKQVTTHISSVSNIFVHDGAIGLSPESDAKVRVISDSPSAILSLSSVLWETPTRAVSHDSCPLTVYIATSISTAVEDIIGLGAQGNNGFIAADIERSSLILCGKAFADINGTKLALTALSEPVIFARGGLPLSARLLVSCDSVVLLFAPENAIQSYSDLLVSADASVVLSPQGVAPLFQTKKLDGINPYRIPSAVILATSDSSGTIPSISKLSPGQAAYHFLAGYQNGEFVPAYAKGSSSIGVLDLAKTLLSKLKQYQVRTVLVNVDGGVKNITGKDLVKLVTSEKVASFRLKGGDLQRKYNAFLSYKFQDIPEEFSF, translated from the exons ATGAGGAACTGTTTTCTCAAGCGATTCCTCcaaatttcttcttcctctcgtTTCCTAAATTCTTCTCGGCGC AACAAAGTTTCAGCCCCCTTTATTGACAAGGAAGGTGAAACAGCTGAATCTCTAAG GGAAAACCCTGGATTTTCTTATGGACTTAATTGGGGTTTGGCTGGAAAAGGTGTGATTGTGAAGGATAAAGCTTTCCAAAATTTGAAGTCTTCTGAGTTGCTAGCAAAAGGTGCAACCATTGCAG AAACCTTGTCAGGGCTTCCACTTCATGTTAGAGGAACTCTTGGGGgaaattcaacaatttcaaaggCACAATATAGTAAACTTTTGAAGCAG GTCACAACTCACATATCATCGGTCTCAAACATTTTTGTCCATGACGGGGCTATCGGTTTATCTCCGGAATCTGATGCTAAAGTTCGTGTGATTAGTGACAGTCCATCTGCCATATTGTCACTTTCAAGCGTTCTTTGGGAGACTCCTACTCGTGCTGTTTCCCATGATTCTTGTCCTTTAACCGTTTACATTGCTACATCAATAAG TACAGCTGTCGAGGATATCATAGGGCTTGGAGCTCAAGGAAATAATGGATTTATAGCTGCTGATATTGAACGATCTTCACTTATTTTATGCGGTAAAGCATTTGCTgatataaatggaactaaattaGCATTAACTGCTTTATCTGAGCCAGTTATATTTGCCCGTGGAGGCCTTCCACTATCTGCGAG GCTCCTAGTATCTTGCGATTCTGTAGTTCTTTTGTTTGCTCCCGAGAATGCCATTCAGAGTTATTCCGATCTATTGGTATCTGCAGATGCCAGTGTAGTGCTTTCTCCTCAAGGGGTTGCACCTTTGTTTCAAACCAAAAAACTAGATGGCATAAATCCATATAGGATACCATCTGCTGTCATCCTTGCAACATCTGATAG TTCTGGAACCATCCCTTCTATATCAAAGCTCTCTCCAGGCCAAGCTGCTTATCACTTTTTGGCTGGCTATCAGAATGGGGAATTTGTGCCTGCTTATGCTAAAGGTTCTTCCTCTATTGGTGTATTAGATCTTGCAAAGACCCTTCTCTCCAag TTGAAACAATACCAGGTACGGACCGTCCTTGTTAATGTCGATGGAGGAGTAAAGAATATTACGG GCAAAGATCTTGTGAAGTTGGTTACATCAGAAAAGGTTGCTTCATTTAGACTTAAAG gtGGAGATCTTCAAAGGAAATATAATGCCTTTTTGTCTTATAAGTTTCAAGATATACCAGAAGAATTCTCCTTCTGA
- the LOC108467480 gene encoding histone acetyltransferase MCC1, with amino-acid sequence MLHKWKQEFLYNFKSITYFLGINYTSLMVNPRIQHRPTICYRPIKPSDLETLERIHSDVFPIRYESEFFQSVVNGCDVVSWAAVDRSRPDGQSDELIGFVTARIILAKDSEIADLLRYDSSRVDQTLVYILTLGVVDAYRNLGIATALIREVIKYASSIPVCRAVYLHVISYNNPAIHLYTKMSFNCVRRLHGFYLINGQHYDSYLFVYYVNGGRSPCSPLELVTVIVRCMKTGLKSVAAKLMMAKVKWPKGNETRGPVLTQNKRMTNIECSGLEYV; translated from the exons ATGCTGCATAAATGGAAGCAGGAATTCCTTTACAACTTCAAATCTATCACATATTTTTTGGGGATTAATTATACGTCCTTGATGGTGAACCCAAGAATCCAACATCGTCCTACCATCTGCTATAGGCCTATAAAGCCATCTGATTTAGAGACCTTAGAACGAATCCACAGTGACGTATTTCCTATTAG gtatgagtctgagtttttcCAAAGTGTCGTGAATGGGTGTGATGTTGTGTCATGGGCAGCTGTTGATCGCAGTCGACCTGATGGTCAAAGTGATGAGCTTATCGGATTTGTTACTGCAAGAATCATCTTGGCAAAGGATAGTGAG ATAGCGGATTTGCTCAGGTATGACTCATCAAGGGTGGATCAAACATTAGTGTATATTCTGACACTCGGAGTTGTAGATGCATACAGAAATCTCGGTATAG CTACAGCACTTATACGAGAAGTTATTAAATATGCTTCGAGCATCCCAGTGTGCCGTGCAGTTTACTTGCATGTGATTTCTTATAATAATCCAGCCATTCATTTATACACAAAGATGTCGTTCAATTGCGTACGGAGGTTGCATGGATTTTACTTGATCAATGGTCAGCATTATGATTCATATTTGTTCGTTTATTACGTAAATGGTGGACGTTCTCCTTGCTCACCATT AGAGCTCGTCACAGTTATTGTTCGTTGCATGAAGACCGGTCTCAAGTCCGTTGCTGCTAAGCTGATGATGGCGAAAGTGAAATGGCCTAAAGGTAACGAAACCCGGGGTCCTGTACTAACTCAAAATAAGAGAATGACTAATATCGAGTGTTCCGGGTTAGAGTATGTTTAA